GAAGGACTTAATGATGCTGCCCAACCGTCTTGAGACACTCGTCGGTGAGAAGGGTGTCGCTCTATCTGGAGGGCAAAAGCAGAGGATCTCGATTGCCAGGGCACTGGTCAAAAATCCAGAAATCCTTATATTGGATGATTCCTTATCCGCTGTGGATGCAAAAACAGAAACGACAATCATCGAAAATATCCAAAATGAACGTGCAGGGAAAACGACAATCATCACAACCCATCGCTTATCAGCCGTTCAGCACGCGGACAGAATTATCGTGTTGGACAGCGGAGAGATCATCGAAGAGGGGACTCATGCGGATTTACTGCAGAAGGATGGCTGGTATAGAGCGCAATATGAACGACAGCAGGTTGACGAAGGGACGGAGGTGAAGGCATGAGGGTCGTAAAGAGACTTTTTAATTATGCTGCCTTTTATAAAAAATTGATCATTGGCGCCCTGATCATGCTGGCACTTTCGGTAGCGGCCGATTTAACAGGTCCTTTCGTTGCCAAGAAAATCATCGATTCACATATACTTGGCATTGAATCTACCTGGTATGAAGCGGGTAAAGGAAAAGATGCTGTTAAGTATGATGGAAATTGGTATAAACGGGCTGATTACTTTGCAAAAGGTGAGAAGAAAGGCAGGGAAGTCCATGTTCTGCAGGTTGGCAATCAATTTGTCTTCGTAAATGAAGCTGTCCCTATCGAGGGGCGCAGAACCTTGGAGAACCAATCGTTGATCATCAAGAAAGACGGGAAAGAGCAGCGTGCGCAAGCAGTGAAATTGTCGAGTCAGGAAGTGATGCGGTTTTACCAACCGGAAATCCCGCGGATCATTAAGCTAGTGGCTTTTTATTTTAGTCTTGTCATCCTTTCCTCCCTTTTTCAATATGGGCAGAGTTTTTATTTACAGAAAGCGGCGAACCGAATCATACAGAAGATGCGAAATGATATTTTTACGCATATTTCCCGTCTGCCGATACGTTATTTCGATAATATGCCAGCGGGTAAAGTTGTAGCCAGGGTCACTAATGATACGGAAGCGATCCGGGAATTATATGTAACCGTGCTCGCCAACTTCTTCTCGAGTACGATTAATATCTTCGGGGTTCTGATTGCTTTGTATATTCTGGATCCACGAGTCGGTACCATTGGTCTTTTACTTATTCCAATCATCGTTATCTGGACGATGGTATACCGTAAATTCGCCTCGAAATATAATCACATCATTCGGGAACGGGTCAGCGATATTAATGGGATGATCAATGAATCCATTTCTGGAATGAGCATCATCCAGGCATTTGGGCGTGAAAAGGAGACGAAACAATCTTTTGAAAATCTGAACCGGGAGCATTATTCCTATCAAAATAAAATGCTCCATTTGAATTCGTTGACGGGCGGAAACTTGATCGGTGTCATTAAGGTTTTGGCACTAATGGCATTCGTCTGGTATTTCGGCGGGATTTCCCTTACAGCGAGTTCAGCCATTTCTTTAGGGATGATGTATGCAATTGTTGATTTGATCAGCCGCCTGCTTCATCCGCTTCACGGAATCGTCAATCAGTTCGCTAACCTTGAACAGGCACTTGTTGCAGGGGAGCGGGCATTCAGTTTATTGGATGAGCAGGGAGTGGCAGTCAGTGATGAAAACATGTCCAGATACAAAGGAAATGTGCAATTCGAAAATGTTTCTTTTGGTTATAAAGATAATGAATATGTGTTAAGGGACATTTCCTTCTCAGCTAAACAAGGGGAAACGGTCGCTTTAGTTGGCCATACTGGGTCAGGAAAAAGTTCCATAATGAATTTATTGTTCCGTTTTTATGACAGTAGTGAAGGTCAAATCAAAATCGATGGCACGAATATATTGGATATCCCCCATCAGACGCTTAGGGAGCATATGGGAATCGTCCTTCAGGATCCCTATTTATTTACTGGCACCATCGCTTCCAATATCAGTCTGAATCATAAAGGCATCACAAGGGAAATGGTTGAAAAATCTTTAAGAGATGTAGGGGGGGACAAAGTGCTGAAGCATCTTCCTTTAGGGTTGGATGAACCCGTGATTGAAAAAGGAGGAACGTTGTCTTCCGGACAGCGGCAGCTAATCTCTTTTGCACGTGCTCTTGCATTCAATCCGGCGATATTGATTCTGGATGAAGCGACAGCAAGCATCGACACTGAAACCGAGGCAATTATCCAGGAGGGAATGGAAGTGCTGAAAAAAGGGAGAACGACCTTCATCATTGCCCATAGACTATCCACGATAAAAAATGCCGACCAAATTCTTGTACTGGATAAAGGGCGGATTGCTGAGCAAGGTACACATGAAGAATTAATGGAATTAAAAGGGAAGTATTATCAAATGTATGAACTGCAGGCTGGTCCACATAAAGGCGTGGCTGGCTGAACACCCGAATAAGGATGGATAATCAAGACCAAACTATAATGAGGGTGCCGTAATCGGCACCTTCAAGCAAAATTATTGATAATAGTAATCATTACGTTTAAGATATACCTATACAGACGATGAGGTGATTATAGTGAAACAAGAAATTCATCCAGATTATCGACAAGTGGTATTCATGGATACCAACAGTGGGTATAAATTTTTGACAGGCTCCACGAAAGCGTCAAATGAAACGATCGAGTGGGAAGATGGCCAAACGTATCCATTATTAAAAGTGGAAATCAGTTCAGATACGCACCCCTTTTATACTGGAAAGCAGAAGTTTGCTGAAAAAGGCGGACGGGTGGATCGCTTCCTGGATAAATATAATATGAAGAAATGAGAGTCAGGCCATCGGGAGATCGATGGTCTTTTTTTATGACTAAGGTGAAAAAGAGTTAATAATGATGCTAAGAAAAAGGGTGCCCATAATATATGAGGCACCCATCCTGAAATCATTTTGCAGAAATTGCTTCCCCTTTGGCAATATTAACGAGGGCTGCATCGAAGTCCTTTATTAAATCGTCCGGATTTTCAAGTCCGACAGAGAGGCGGAGCAAGCTGTTCGTGATGCCTCGCTTTTCCCTTTCATCATCAGGCATGGCAGCATGGGACATTTTGGCCGGGTAAGATAATATAGATTCGACCGCTCCAAGGCTTACGGCAAAAACAGGGAGCTCGACAGTGTTCACGAAAGAACGGAAGACTTCCTCACTGTCCAATTCAAATGATAGGACCGCCCCCGCTCCAAGTGACTGGCCTTTCTGGATGGCGTGCTGTGGATGATCGGAAAGGCCGGGATAATACACTTTTTTCACCAAGGGCTGCTCCTTTAAGTAGGCTGCAATCTTTTCCGCCCCTTTTTGGGAGTGCTCCATTCTAACTGACAAGGTTTTCAGACCTCTCATTACAAGCCAGGCGTCCTGGACACCAAGAACCGCCCCAAAGGAGTTTTGGAGGGAACCGAGTCTTGCTGCCAATTCCGGATCTTTCACTACTGCAAGCCCAGCTACCACATCACTATGTCCGGATAAAAACTTCGTCGCGCTATGAAGGACAACATCAGCACCCAGATTCAGTGGTTTTTGCAATGCTGGAGTCAGGAATGTGTTATCAACAAAACTTAAGGCACCGGCTTTTTTTGCGATATCACATACGGCTTGAATATCGGTCACTTTAAGTAACGGATTTGAAGGCGTCTCGATGTATATGGCCCTGGTATTTGGCTGAACGGCCGCTTTGACGCTTTCAAGGTCCGTCATGTCAACGAATGTATGCTCAATATTGAAACGCGTCAATACACTAGTGACCATCCTGAACGTTCCGCCATACACATCTTCGGAAATGACGATATGGTCTCCGGCAGACAACAGCAGGAAAGCTGTTGAAATGGCAGCCATACCTGATGAAAAGGCAAATCCGTGTGTGCCTTCCTCAAGTTCGGCAATGATATCTTCCAGCGCCTCACGAGTGGGGTTCCCGCTTCTACTGTAATCATATTTGCCGAATTGATCGATATCGGATTGATGGAAAGTCGATGCGTGCTGAATGGGAACGCTCACACCGCCCGTTGCAGGATCGAATTTATGTTGATTATGAAGTAATTTGGTCTCAAAGCTAAAATCATGATCTGTCATCGTAGTGCCTCCCTTTTTACATGTGCGAATGCTTGCTGTAAGTCCTGGATCAAATCATCGCTGTCCTCGATGCCAACGGAGAAGCGGAGCAGGCGATTACAAACTCCATTTGCCGTTCTGACTTCAAGCGGTATATCGGCATGCGTTTGTGTAGCGGGATACGTGATGAAGCTTTCAACCCCTCCAAGGCTTTCTGCAAACGAAATTAAAGAGAGCGATTGTAAAAATGGGTTGACTGCCGATTCATCAATGATACGGAATGAAATCATGCCGCCTCTGCCGGGATACAATACGTCCGTGACACAATCATGTTCCGACAAGTAATCTACAAGTATCTTGGCATTCTTTTCATGACGCTCCATCCGCAATGCCAAGGTTTTCATTCCACGCATCAACAGCCAAGAATCAAAGGGGCTCAAGACAGCTCCGGTTCCATTGTGATGGAAGGCAAGTGCATCACATAATTCAGCGCCGCTAGCAACGATCAGTCCTGCGAGCACATCATTATGACCACCGAGATACTTGGTTGCACTGTGAATCACGATATCCGCTCCAAGCAGGATGGGTTGTTGAATAAGAGGCGTGTAAAAAGTGTTATCAACGATTAACAATAAATTATTTTGTTTGGCCAATGCGGCAACAGCGCTAATGTCCGTTTGCTGCATAAGGGGGTTAGTGGGAGTTTCGATGAAGATGGCTTTCGTGTGAGGAGTGATGGCTTTTTCGATATCCTCCAAACAACAAGTGTTTACATAGTCACACTGCAACCCCCATTTTTTAAAACCTTGTTCTAACAGACGATATGTACCGCCATAAAGATCTTCGCTGACAATCCATGCATCACCTG
The DNA window shown above is from Peribacillus sp. FSL P2-0133 and carries:
- a CDS encoding methionine biosynthesis PLP-dependent protein — translated: MYKTETYLAQLGNRSETATGTVNPPVYFSTAFRHEGIGQSTGYDYTRTGNPTRQLLERSIADLEKGDQGYACSSGMAAISTILALFKSGDAWIVSEDLYGGTYRLLEQGFKKWGLQCDYVNTCCLEDIEKAITPHTKAIFIETPTNPLMQQTDISAVAALAKQNNLLLIVDNTFYTPLIQQPILLGADIVIHSATKYLGGHNDVLAGLIVASGAELCDALAFHHNGTGAVLSPFDSWLLMRGMKTLALRMERHEKNAKILVDYLSEHDCVTDVLYPGRGGMISFRIIDESAVNPFLQSLSLISFAESLGGVESFITYPATQTHADIPLEVRTANGVCNRLLRFSVGIEDSDDLIQDLQQAFAHVKREALR
- a CDS encoding ABC transporter ATP-binding protein is translated as MRVVKRLFNYAAFYKKLIIGALIMLALSVAADLTGPFVAKKIIDSHILGIESTWYEAGKGKDAVKYDGNWYKRADYFAKGEKKGREVHVLQVGNQFVFVNEAVPIEGRRTLENQSLIIKKDGKEQRAQAVKLSSQEVMRFYQPEIPRIIKLVAFYFSLVILSSLFQYGQSFYLQKAANRIIQKMRNDIFTHISRLPIRYFDNMPAGKVVARVTNDTEAIRELYVTVLANFFSSTINIFGVLIALYILDPRVGTIGLLLIPIIVIWTMVYRKFASKYNHIIRERVSDINGMINESISGMSIIQAFGREKETKQSFENLNREHYSYQNKMLHLNSLTGGNLIGVIKVLALMAFVWYFGGISLTASSAISLGMMYAIVDLISRLLHPLHGIVNQFANLEQALVAGERAFSLLDEQGVAVSDENMSRYKGNVQFENVSFGYKDNEYVLRDISFSAKQGETVALVGHTGSGKSSIMNLLFRFYDSSEGQIKIDGTNILDIPHQTLREHMGIVLQDPYLFTGTIASNISLNHKGITREMVEKSLRDVGGDKVLKHLPLGLDEPVIEKGGTLSSGQRQLISFARALAFNPAILILDEATASIDTETEAIIQEGMEVLKKGRTTFIIAHRLSTIKNADQILVLDKGRIAEQGTHEELMELKGKYYQMYELQAGPHKGVAG
- a CDS encoding type B 50S ribosomal protein L31 — translated: MKQEIHPDYRQVVFMDTNSGYKFLTGSTKASNETIEWEDGQTYPLLKVEISSDTHPFYTGKQKFAEKGGRVDRFLDKYNMKK
- the metC gene encoding cystathionine beta-lyase, coding for MTDHDFSFETKLLHNQHKFDPATGGVSVPIQHASTFHQSDIDQFGKYDYSRSGNPTREALEDIIAELEEGTHGFAFSSGMAAISTAFLLLSAGDHIVISEDVYGGTFRMVTSVLTRFNIEHTFVDMTDLESVKAAVQPNTRAIYIETPSNPLLKVTDIQAVCDIAKKAGALSFVDNTFLTPALQKPLNLGADVVLHSATKFLSGHSDVVAGLAVVKDPELAARLGSLQNSFGAVLGVQDAWLVMRGLKTLSVRMEHSQKGAEKIAAYLKEQPLVKKVYYPGLSDHPQHAIQKGQSLGAGAVLSFELDSEEVFRSFVNTVELPVFAVSLGAVESILSYPAKMSHAAMPDDEREKRGITNSLLRLSVGLENPDDLIKDFDAALVNIAKGEAISAK